The sequence TCCGGCGGCCTGGGGAGGCGGAATTCCGCAAGGGCTGGGAGACGATCGGTGCCGAGCTCGAGGACGCCGTCGGCGATCTCGATCATGCCTCGCTCACGCGCTGCACGCAGTATGCGCACTTCACCCCGGAATTCATTGTCCGCGCGGTGTGGACAGGGCTTCAGCAACTCGGATGGCGGGGCGGGCGGATCCTCGAGCCAGGCGTCGGCACGGGCCTGTTTCCGGCACTGATGCCCGAGTCGCTTCGCGACGTGTCGCACGTCACCGGCATCGAGCTCGATCCGGTCACGGCACGCATCGTCCGGCTGCTGCAGCCGCGGGCCCGGATCCTGACCGGCGATTTCGCCCGCACCGAGCTGCCGGCGAATTTCGACCTCGCGATCGGTAACCCGCCCTTCTCCGACCGCACCGTGCGATCGGACCGCGCGTACCGCTCGCTGGGCCTGCGCCTCCACGACTATTTCATTGCGCGGGCGATCGACCTGCTGAAGCCCGGCGCACTCGCGGCCTTCGTCACCAGCGCGGGCACGATGGACAAGGCGGACGGATCGGCGCGCGAGCACATCGCGAAATCGGCTGACCTCGTCGGAGCGATCAGGCTGCCCGAGGGCAGCTTTCGCGCCAGCGCCGGCACCGACGTGGTGGTCGACCTCCTCTTCTTCCGCAAGCGCAAGATCGGCGACGCGGAAGGCGATCTCGCCTGGCTCGATCTCGACGAGGTGCGGCCGGCGACGGAGGACGAAGGCCCCATCCGCGTGAACCGCTGGTTCGCGACGCATCCGGCCTTCGTGCTCGGAACCCATGCGCTCGCCTCCGGGCCCTTCGGCGAGACCTATACCTGCCTCCCGCGCGAGGGCGAGGATCTCGGCGCCGTGCTCCCGGCGGTGATCAACCGTCTTCCGGAAGCCGTCTATGACGGCGAGCCCGGCATCATCGACCTTGACCTTGAGGATGGCGCCGACGAGGCGGCTCCCGACCTGTCCGGCGATCGGCATGTGCGCGAAGGCAGCTATGTCTTCGACAAGGCCCACGGCCTGATGCAGGTCCTCGATGGCAGGCCCGCCGCGGTCCAAGTCCGCAAGCGGCGGAGCGCCGACGGAATCCCCGAGAAGCATGTCCGGATCCTCCAGAAGCTGATCCCGATCCGCGACGCCGTGCGCGAGGTGCTGAAATGCCAGGAGCTCGACCGGCCCTGGAAGGATGCGCAGGTGCGCTTGCGCATCGCCTGGTCGAGCTTCGTCCGCGACTTCGGCCCGATCAATTTCACCACCGTCTCGATGACGGAGGACGAGGAGACCGGCGAGGTGCGCGAGACGCATCGCCGGCCGAACATACAGCCGTTCCTGGACGATCCCGATTGCTGGCTGGTCGCCTCGATCGAGGATTATGACCTTGAGACCAATACCGCGAAGCCCGGCGCGATCTTCACCCAACGCGTGATCTCGCCGCCGGCGGCGCCAGTGATCACCAGCGCGGCCGACGCATTGGCCGTGGTGCTGAACGAGCGCGGCCGCGTCGATATCGACCATATCGCCGAACTGCTGCACCGCGACCGCGACGATGTCGTCGCCGAGCTCGGCAGCGCCATCTTCCGCGATCCCGCCGACGGCTCCTGGCAGACAGCCGACGCCTATCTCTCCGGCGCCGTCCGCGACAAGCTGAAGGCTGCGGAGGCGGGCGCGGCGCTCGACCCCGACTATGAGCGCAACGTCACGGCGCTGCAGGGTGTGCAGCCGGCCGATCTCAGTCCCTCCGACATCACCGCGCGGCTCGGCGCCCCGTGGATTCCCGCCGCGGATGTCGTCGCCTTCGTCAAGGAGACGATGGGCGCCGAGATCAGAATCCACCATATGCCGGAACTGGCCTCCTGGACTGTGGAGGCCAGGCAGCTCGGCTATATGGCGGCTGGGACGTCGGAATGGGGCACCGACCGCCGGCATGCCGGCGAGCTTCTCGCCGACGCCCTCAACAGCCGTGTGCCGCAGATCTTCGACACGGTGAAGGAGGAGATGAGCGAGCGCCGCGTCCTGAACGTCGTCGACACGGAGGCCGCGAAATCCAAGCTCTCGAGGATCAAGGATGAATTTCAACGCTGGATCTGGTGCGATCCCGACCGCACCGACCGGCTGGCGCGGTTCTACAACGACCGCTTCAACAATATCGCGCCGAGAGCCTTCGACGGCTCCCATCTTAAACTTCCGGGCGCCTCTGGCGCCTTTGTTCTTTATGGGCACCAGAAGCGCGGCATCTGGCGGATCATCTCGGCCGGGTCTTCTTATCTCGCCCACGCCGTCGGCGCCGGCAAGACCATGACAATGGCCGCCGCCATCATGGAGCAGCGCCGTCTCGGCCTGATCGCCAAGGCGATGCTCGTCGTGCCCGGGCATTGTCTGGCGCAGGCCGCGAGGGAGTTCCTGGCGCTCTACCCCTCGGCGCGCATCCTCGTCGCCGACGAGACCAATTTCGTGAAGGAGAAGCGACATCGCTTCCTCTCGCGCGCGGCGACGTCGACCTGGGACGCGATCATCATCACGCATTCGGCCTTCCGCTTCATCTCTGTGCCCTCGGCTTTCGAGCAGCAGATGATCCAG comes from Ancylobacter sp. IITR112 and encodes:
- a CDS encoding DEAD/DEAH box helicase family protein: MAQDDPFTLDLFGNTALSSGLGLGITAFAASSNDNPDHDDDPPLSAPASAMPFASRQLVSSSPGRTRGENFHLACHRALAKGWKDRARDNIAAIRLAAAIESEERPATIEEQQHLIRFTGFGASDLANFVFRRPGEAEFRKGWETIGAELEDAVGDLDHASLTRCTQYAHFTPEFIVRAVWTGLQQLGWRGGRILEPGVGTGLFPALMPESLRDVSHVTGIELDPVTARIVRLLQPRARILTGDFARTELPANFDLAIGNPPFSDRTVRSDRAYRSLGLRLHDYFIARAIDLLKPGALAAFVTSAGTMDKADGSAREHIAKSADLVGAIRLPEGSFRASAGTDVVVDLLFFRKRKIGDAEGDLAWLDLDEVRPATEDEGPIRVNRWFATHPAFVLGTHALASGPFGETYTCLPREGEDLGAVLPAVINRLPEAVYDGEPGIIDLDLEDGADEAAPDLSGDRHVREGSYVFDKAHGLMQVLDGRPAAVQVRKRRSADGIPEKHVRILQKLIPIRDAVREVLKCQELDRPWKDAQVRLRIAWSSFVRDFGPINFTTVSMTEDEETGEVRETHRRPNIQPFLDDPDCWLVASIEDYDLETNTAKPGAIFTQRVISPPAAPVITSAADALAVVLNERGRVDIDHIAELLHRDRDDVVAELGSAIFRDPADGSWQTADAYLSGAVRDKLKAAEAGAALDPDYERNVTALQGVQPADLSPSDITARLGAPWIPAADVVAFVKETMGAEIRIHHMPELASWTVEARQLGYMAAGTSEWGTDRRHAGELLADALNSRVPQIFDTVKEEMSERRVLNVVDTEAAKSKLSRIKDEFQRWIWCDPDRTDRLARFYNDRFNNIAPRAFDGSHLKLPGASGAFVLYGHQKRGIWRIISAGSSYLAHAVGAGKTMTMAAAIMEQRRLGLIAKAMLVVPGHCLAQAAREFLALYPSARILVADETNFVKEKRHRFLSRAATSTWDAIIITHSAFRFISVPSAFEQQMIQDELELYETLLTKVESDDRVSRKRLERLKEGLKERLESLATRKDDLLTISEIGVDQIIVDEAQEFRKLSFATNMSTLKGVDPNGSQRAWDLYVKSRFIETKSPGRALVLASGTPITNTLGEMFSVQRYLGYAALSERGLHEFDAWASTFGDVSTELELQPSGKYKPVTRFATFVNVPELIAMFRSFADVVMPADLRRYVKVPTISTGRRQIVTAKPTAAFKRYQVLLDERIKAIEMRERPPEPGDDILLSVITDGRHAAIDLRLVDPDNDNEPDNKLNLLVANAFRIWKETAENTYLRADGKPFELPGAAQMIFSDLGTISVEKTRGFSAYRWIRDQLVRMGVPAAEIAFMQDYKKSEAKQRLFGDVRAGRVRFLLGSSETMGTGVNAQLRLKALHHLDVPWLPSHIEQREGRIERQGNQHDVIDIFAYATEGSLDATMWQNNERKARFIAAALSGDTSVRRLDDLGEGQANQFAMAKAIASGDPRLMQKAGLEADIAHLERLRAAHQDDQFAVRRQIRDAEREIEFATRRIGEIEQDIARLVPTTGDAFAMTVTGKTHGERKEAGRALMKEILTLVQLQREDESVIASVGGFDLEYSGERFGRDGYRYSTLLLRTGSECEIDLPVTVTPLGAISRLEHALDDFDGEQERFRQRLADARRRLASYRSRDGGAFAFAEELAEKRRQLAAIEADLAADTESSAERAAA